DNA from bacterium:
GTGCCTCGGGCGGCAGGTCGTCCCACCGCTTGCATCCCGCCGTGGGTTTGCTCCACCCCGGGTGATCCTCGTAGACAGGGCTGCACCCTTCCAGTTCCTCGATCCCGGATGGGACCACGTCGTAATCCCTGCTGCCGCAGGTGTAGCCTGTACAGATCCGGACAGGATTGATGCCGTCAAGCACGTCCAGCTTGGTAAGGACCAGGCCGGTCAAACCGTTCATCCTCGCGCTCTGCCTGACAACCACGGCGTCGAACCACCCGCAGCGCCGCGGGCGGCCGGTTGTGGCCCCGTACTCTCCGCCCTTTTCCCTGATGCGTTCTCCCATTTCATCTTTGAGCTCCGTGGGAAACGGTCCGCCGCCCACCCTTGTGGTATAGGCCTTGGAGATTCCAATGACCGCGTCGATGTTGCGCGGACCCACACCGGAGCCGGTGCTCGCGCCGCCGGCGGCCGTGGAGGAGGATGTCACGAAGGGGTAAGTCCCGTGGTCCACGTCCAGGTGGCTTCCCTGGGCACCCTCGAAGAGGATGTTCTTGCCGCTTTCAAGAGCCATCTGCAGGAAGTTGGATGTGTTCGTAATATGACCCTTGAACTGCTCCACGAGGGCCAGGGTGGAGTCAAAGATCTCCTGTTCATCGAAGGCTTCCTTGCCGAAATATTCAGTGAGAATGAAATTCTTGAAATCGAGGGCGTTCCTGAGCCTCTCCCGGAAGACGCCCGGGTTCAAAAGATCCCCGATCCTGATCCCGGAGCGGTTGACCTTGTCCTCATAGGCGGGACCGATCCCGCGCCCTGTCGTTCCGATGGCTTTTGCTCCCTGTTTTTCCTCCCGGGCAAGATCCAGGGCGGTATGGTAGGGCATGATGACATGAGCCCGCTCGCTGATGAATAAACGGCCGGCCATATCGACTCCCTTGCCCGCAAGACTGTTCATCTCCTGGACAAGGGCCTCGGGTGAGATGACCACCCCGTTGCCTATGACACACCTTTTTCCCTCGTGGAGGATCCCCGATGGGATCAGGTGCAGGATGAAGGTGTCATTGCCGATGACGACGGTGTGTCCCGCGTTGTGGCCGCCCTGGTACCTGACGACCAGGTCCGCCCTCTGGGTGTAGACGTCGACGATCTTCCCCTTGCCTTCGTCCCCCCACTGTGCCCCTACGATGACGACATTGGACATGGTTTTTCCTCCGGTGTCTTTTTTCCCTCCGGAAAAAAGACCAGGTTGTCAGCAAAAAGCTGATAAGTGGCCCTAAAGATCGACTGGATCAAATGGTTCTTTTTCCCCTGTGTCTGGGTTGTACAATGTCATCCCGGCGCCTTCCTCCATAACCAGCACCTTCCCGATGCGGTGGGCGCTTATGTACGCCCCCAGGTCCCGGTCCGGGATATCCCTGATGAGGCAGAGCACCTTTTTCCCCTTGTCCCTCAGCGCTACCGACATGCGGAGCCCGCCGGCCCGGTCACCGGTGCGGTTCACGAGCAGGTAATCGATGGCCGGGTCACCGGTTCCCGACAGGGCCGTGACCTCCACCGCCTCCAGGATGTCCACGCCGAACCCGGTGGCAGGCGCCGGACGCCCGTACTTTTCCACAAGGCCGTCGTACCGCCCGCCCCTCAGCACAGCCCTCCCCGATCCGGCCACGTACCCTGTAAACACAGCCCCCGTGTGATAGCGGAAGGTGGCCAGATCACCCAGGTCCACCGTGATCTGTTCCTCCCCGACGCCGTAAATGCGCGCCAGATCGAGGATCTCATCGAGGTTCTCGATGGCTCCCCGGCATACATCGTTGGGGGCGAGGTCCCGGGCGCGGTCCAGGACTTCCCGGGTGCCGGAAAGTTCAACGAGGGCGAGCACAGCGTCGGCGACCCTGCCGTCTACTCTCTCCCTGTCCAGGAGGATCTCCATTTCGCCGCGATCCTTGCGGCAGGCGGCGGTCACCACCGCGTCCTCGGTCCCGGTTGAAAATGCCGCCTCTTTAAACAGGCCTCTCGCGTACTGGACCTGGCCCACGCTCATGCGGATCCCTGTCATCCCGAGTCCCGCCAGGGCTTCGGCGCCGACCGCAAGAACCTCGGCATCGGCCTGGGGATCGTCCACGCCGACCAGCTCCACACCGGCGTGGATGAGCTCCCTCCGGGGGTGGTTGGGGTCGTCAGCGTGGCGGTACACGTCCGCCACGTAGCACAGGCGCAGGGGCAGCGGGATACCGGACATGGCCATGGAGACCATCCGCGCAACCTGGGGTGTCACGTCGGAGCGAAGGACCATCAGTTTCCCGGTCGCGCGGTCCACCAGCTTGAACGCCATATCCAGTTCATCGTCGCCGAGTCCCCGGGACATGGTATCCAGATATTCGATGGCAGGCGTCCGGATCTCCCGGTAACCCCACCGGGTAAAAACAGCGAGGAGGGTCTCCTCGACACGCCTTATGAAGGCGGTCTTGTCCGGTGTCATCTCGAAAACGCCGGCCGGCAGCAGACCGATATTGTTTGATCTCATTTTTTCAGTATACCTGTTTCCAGACGCAACCCTGCGCAGGCCGCGAGTATCCACCGGACTGCACCAATAAGAACGGCAAAAGCCTTAACACAGCGTTATGCAGAGGCGGCCCTCTGTGTTAAGGTTTTTGGCTCATCCGGGAAATGAATACACTCAAGCGAAACCATACATCTCACAACTGATTGCTGCCTCCCCAAAATCCAAAGAGCTAAATCCTTTTTCACCACCCGTTCGTCACGGTAAGGATGTGACTCACTAGAGACACGGAGGACACAGAGGAAATCAAAAGAGCTTAAGCTTTTCCCTTCACCTAAGCTGGTCGAGACTTCCCCCAGGTTGTCCGCCTTTCTCCGTGAACTCCGTGACTCCGTGGTGAATCAGCTTTGTGAATTTGGAGTGGCAACACCCAGGTGCGCATTAACCGGAAGACCCAAGTTTATATATACCTTGGAGCCTGTGAGGTCTTTCCGGCAGGCTCACAGCTAGAACTTGACCTTCGTGACCTTCTTGATGTGGGGCAGCTTGGCCAGTTCGGCGAGGACCTCCTCGCCGGGATCGGCGTCGACCTGGAGGAAAGAAAGCGCCCGGCCTCCCGGCTTGTCCCGTCCTATCCGCATGCTGGCGATATTGACACCGTGTGTGCCCAGAGTGCCGCCCAGGTTGCCGATGACACCGGGCCGGTCCTCGTTGGAAATCACGAGCACGATGCCCTCCGGGATCGCTTCCATGGAAAAACCGCCGAGACGGATGATCCTCGGCTGGCGTCCCTCGAAGATGAAACCGGCAGCGGCCATCTCCTCGCCGTTGGCCGCCAGGGTAACCTCGATGAGGTTGCTGTAATCCTCATCCTTGGAACTCTTGACTTCGTTGAACTTGAGGCCCCTGTCCTGTGCCAGCACGGACGCGTTGACGAAGTTCACCGCACCCACGCCCAGGATAGGCTCCATGACCCCTTTCAGGACACTGATGGTCATGGACTCGAGGGGAAGTTCCTGAACGGAGCCGGCGTAACGGACCTGGACCGTTTTGGGAGCGAATCCCGCCAGCTGCGAAGTCAGGGACCCCAGTTTTTCGGCCAGCTCCAGGTAGGGGCGGACCTTGGGCAGGATCTCACTGCTCACCGACGGAACATTGACGGCGTTGGCGATGGTCCCGTTGACGAGGTAATCGGCGATCTGGTGGGCCACGGCGATGGCAACGTTCTCCTGTGCCTCGTTGGTGGACGCTCCGAGGTGGGGCGTGAGGACGACGTTGTCCAGGCCCCTGAGCGGGTTGCCCTCTTCCATGGGTTCGGACGCGAAGACGTCGAAGGCCGCCCCGGCCACAAGACCTTTTGTGAGGGCCTCGGCCATGTCGGCCTCGTTGACGATGCCGCCCCGCGCGCAGTTGATGATCCGCACCTCCGGCTTCATCTTCTTGAACGCTTCCATGTTCAGGAGGTTCTTTGTCTCCTCCGTCTTGGGAACGTGGATACTGATGAAATCAGCACGCTTGTAGAGGTCCTCCAGCTCCACCAGTTCGACACCGAGCCTGGAGGCGGCCGTTTCACTCATGTAGGGGTCGTGCGCGATGACGGTCATCTTCAGCCCCTGGGCCCGGTCGGCCACGATGGAGCCGATGTTCCCGATGCCCACGATACCCAGTGTCTTGTGGAAGAGCTCGACTCCCATGTAAAGTTTCTTGTCCCAGCGTCCCGCCTTCATGCCGGCATCGGCCTGGGGGATCTTCCGGGCCAGGGCGCACATCATGGAGATGGCGTGCTCGGCTGTGGTCACGGTGTTGCCGCCCGGGGTGTTCATGACCACGACACCCCTTTTGGTCGCCTCGGGGATGTCGACATTATCCACACCGATACCCGCCCGGCCGACGACCTTGAGCCTTGAGGCGGCTCCGAGGATCTCGGCGGTGACCTTGGTGGCGCTGCGTATGGCCAGGCCGTCATATTCCCCGATGATCTTCTTGAGCTCTTCAGGGGAAAGGCCGGTCTTGACATCCACCGACAGGCCCGGGGCGCGTTTCAGGATCTCCACACCTGCTTCTGAAAGCTTGTCGCTGACGAGTACTTTCATATATCCCTCCAGACACAAAACGCCGACATGATGTTGGTCCGAGTTTTGCGCGTTAAAGTTCCTTTTCGATCGATCCAGTGTTTAAACACAATGAATTTCACTGAAATTCATTGTTATGATACGAAAACTTTCTGGGCCGCCTTGACGCCGGCCCCCAGCTCCACCGGCTGGCCGAGTTCCTTCAGGGTCATCTCGATGGCCGCTACGACCGTCACCATGTCCAGGGCGTCAAGATACCCCATGTGGGACACCCGGAAGATCTTGCCCTTGGCGTGATCCTGGCCGCCGGCGATCGTGATGCCGTATTTTGCCGCGAGATGCTTGACGATGGACCCTGTATCCATCCCTTCCGGACCGCGGACCGCCGTGATGGAATCGGAAGGGGAATCGGGCGCGAAAAGCTTGAGGCCCAGCGCGGTCATGCCGGCCCTGAAGGCGTTGGCGTAGGAAGCCGACCGGGCGAACAGGGAGTCGAGCCCCTCTTCGCGGATCTCGCCGAGCACCTGCTGAAGGCCGACGAAGAGCGATACGGCCGGCGTGTAGGCCGTGGTGTTCTTGGCAAGGCTCTTCTTCTCCTTGGCCCAGTCGAAGTAGTAGCGGGGCTGGGTGCACTTCTCGACAAAGCCCCACGCCTTTTCGCTGACCGCCGCGAAGGCGAGCCCGGGAGGAAGGCGCCAGGCCTTCTGGGAGCCGCCCACGACGATATCGAGGCCCCACTCGTCAAAGGGGAGGTTCATGACGCCGACGGCGGTGATGCCGTCCACCACGATGAGCGTATTATCGTACCCCTTGACGATGCCGGCGATCTCCCTGATGGGGGACGCCACCCCTGTGGAGGTCTCGCTGGCCTGGAGGTAGACCGCCTTGATGGAGGGATCGGCCGCGAGCTTGTCGGCGATGATCTTCGGGTCGACCGCCTGTCCCCACTCGACGTCGATATCGACGGGTACGCCGCCGAACTTCGAGACCAGCTGGGACCAGCGCTCGCCGAACTTGCCGCCCCGCACGCAGATAGCCTTGTCGCCGGGGTTGAGGATGTTGCTGACGGCGCCCTCCATGGCGCCCGTGCCGGAGGAGGCGAAGACCAGCACGTCGCCCCTGGTCTGGAAAACATACTTGAGGCCTTCCACCACGTCGGCGACGATGGCCTCGAACTCCCCGGTTCTGTGGTGCAGGATCGGTTTTGCCATCTCCAGGGAGGTGTACGGGGACACATCCACCGGACCGGGCGAATAAATCCTCTTCTTGATCATGGTCACTCTCCTGTCTTGATACCGGGAGCCTTCTTGAAAACCCTCGGTCGACTCCCGGTATGGATTCCGGCGGTGCGTTGGATGCCTTCCGGCGCCGCCGATGGACTTTGTCATCCCCCCCGAAACTTTGCTGAATCCTGATCCTCAAAACGATAAGGAGAAGGGGGCCAACAGACCCCATCGCCTACTCCTTTTCAGCCTAGAATGAAAAGGTCAGTTTTCCCAGCGCCGCGAAGTCGGCTGAGGGGTCGTTGAGTCCGAATCCGACCCCCATGCCGAAGTTCAGGGCAGGGCCCATGTCGAAGGTGGCCCCGGCGGCGAACATGTCCCAGACGAGATCGTTGTCCATGAGTTCCAGTGTGAAATCGGTTGTATCGGAGTAGGGAATCGCCACACCCACCACGTAATTGACCTGGTTTTCAGCGTTACTTTCACCAGGCATGAAGTATTCCACGTTGAGGACCCCTGTAACGCCCTTCATGTCCATGCCGGCCGCCGCGAAAATGGTGATGTCCGTTTCCTCGCTGCTCAACGGGGCGTCGGCCATGGGGAGCTTGAGCCGAAGGCCCAGGGCGGCGGCGGGGTAGTCGGGCGTCTCCTCCTGCACGGCGAACTTGGCCGAGAGGTAAAGGTCCCCTGAGCCGGTGTCGTCGGTAGCGCCGTCGTCAAAGCTCTTGTACGCCTCGAAGGCGGCGGCGATCTCGACGGTGGACGTGGCGCCGTAGGTCACGGTTACCGGTACCGTCGATTTGTCAATTAAGTCATCATTGATGATGAGCATGGAGCCGCCGACGGCCAGGGCCCCGGCTTCAAGCGTGGATCCGCCAGTGGCCACAAACAGCCCGTCCAGGCCGAAAAGGTTGGTCTTCAGGGGCCCCGCCGCGGCGGGGCCGGCCCCGAGCGCCATAATCGCGACGATCAGTGAAACGGTAAAAAACACACGCATCTTGCCCATGTGATCCTCCTTGTACGACAGGGTATTATATCTATGGGGGTTCCCCTCCCCATCTCGTAAAATGGCTCCCATAAACTCTAACGGATACATTTTACGAGGTTATCTAATAGTAATGGACTCGCGAAAAGATCAATCAACGCACCCTGTGGGGAGCGCCCGGATCAATGGGCAGCCGCGCCCGGGAAGGGCGCCCGGATCGATGACCGGCAAAAGGAGCCGCGCCCGGGAAGGGCGCCCGGATCAATGGCCTGCCAATGTGCCATTGATCCGTTAAGCCAAAGTCCCACCCGGACTTTGGCGATCTATCCGCAGCCTCCGTGAGGAAAGCGAAAATCA
Protein-coding regions in this window:
- the hisZ gene encoding ATP phosphoribosyltransferase regulatory subunit; this encodes MRSNNIGLLPAGVFEMTPDKTAFIRRVEETLLAVFTRWGYREIRTPAIEYLDTMSRGLGDDELDMAFKLVDRATGKLMVLRSDVTPQVARMVSMAMSGIPLPLRLCYVADVYRHADDPNHPRRELIHAGVELVGVDDPQADAEVLAVGAEALAGLGMTGIRMSVGQVQYARGLFKEAAFSTGTEDAVVTAACRKDRGEMEILLDRERVDGRVADAVLALVELSGTREVLDRARDLAPNDVCRGAIENLDEILDLARIYGVGEEQITVDLGDLATFRYHTGAVFTGYVAGSGRAVLRGGRYDGLVEKYGRPAPATGFGVDILEAVEVTALSGTGDPAIDYLLVNRTGDRAGGLRMSVALRDKGKKVLCLIRDIPDRDLGAYISAHRIGKVLVMEEGAGMTLYNPDTGEKEPFDPVDL
- a CDS encoding alanine--glyoxylate aminotransferase family protein, which translates into the protein MIKKRIYSPGPVDVSPYTSLEMAKPILHHRTGEFEAIVADVVEGLKYVFQTRGDVLVFASSGTGAMEGAVSNILNPGDKAICVRGGKFGERWSQLVSKFGGVPVDIDVEWGQAVDPKIIADKLAADPSIKAVYLQASETSTGVASPIREIAGIVKGYDNTLIVVDGITAVGVMNLPFDEWGLDIVVGGSQKAWRLPPGLAFAAVSEKAWGFVEKCTQPRYYFDWAKEKKSLAKNTTAYTPAVSLFVGLQQVLGEIREEGLDSLFARSASYANAFRAGMTALGLKLFAPDSPSDSITAVRGPEGMDTGSIVKHLAAKYGITIAGGQDHAKGKIFRVSHMGYLDALDMVTVVAAIEMTLKELGQPVELGAGVKAAQKVFVS
- a CDS encoding adenylosuccinate synthase, which encodes MSNVVIVGAQWGDEGKGKIVDVYTQRADLVVRYQGGHNAGHTVVIGNDTFILHLIPSGILHEGKRCVIGNGVVISPEALVQEMNSLAGKGVDMAGRLFISERAHVIMPYHTALDLAREEKQGAKAIGTTGRGIGPAYEDKVNRSGIRIGDLLNPGVFRERLRNALDFKNFILTEYFGKEAFDEQEIFDSTLALVEQFKGHITNTSNFLQMALESGKNILFEGAQGSHLDVDHGTYPFVTSSSTAAGGASTGSGVGPRNIDAVIGISKAYTTRVGGGPFPTELKDEMGERIREKGGEYGATTGRPRRCGWFDAVVVRQSARMNGLTGLVLTKLDVLDGINPVRICTGYTCGSRDYDVVPSGIEELEGCSPVYEDHPGWSKPTAGCKRWDDLPPEAQAYVRRIEELTAVPVAIVSTGQERSDHIELMDPFKR
- the serA gene encoding phosphoglycerate dehydrogenase — its product is MKVLVSDKLSEAGVEILKRAPGLSVDVKTGLSPEELKKIIGEYDGLAIRSATKVTAEILGAASRLKVVGRAGIGVDNVDIPEATKRGVVVMNTPGGNTVTTAEHAISMMCALARKIPQADAGMKAGRWDKKLYMGVELFHKTLGIVGIGNIGSIVADRAQGLKMTVIAHDPYMSETAASRLGVELVELEDLYKRADFISIHVPKTEETKNLLNMEAFKKMKPEVRIINCARGGIVNEADMAEALTKGLVAGAAFDVFASEPMEEGNPLRGLDNVVLTPHLGASTNEAQENVAIAVAHQIADYLVNGTIANAVNVPSVSSEILPKVRPYLELAEKLGSLTSQLAGFAPKTVQVRYAGSVQELPLESMTISVLKGVMEPILGVGAVNFVNASVLAQDRGLKFNEVKSSKDEDYSNLIEVTLAANGEEMAAAGFIFEGRQPRIIRLGGFSMEAIPEGIVLVISNEDRPGVIGNLGGTLGTHGVNIASMRIGRDKPGGRALSFLQVDADPGEEVLAELAKLPHIKKVTKVKF